A window of the Terriglobales bacterium genome harbors these coding sequences:
- a CDS encoding segregation/condensation protein A → MTQTQPIKREPSEFPFAVTVGQVYEGPLDLLLDLIRKQDIDIYDIPIAKLTAQYLGYVERMKQLDVDVAAEFIYMASLLIHIKSKMLLPRDPDAPTEAQEDPRNELVERLLEHEKFKSAAQMLLQKQQIEEAVWTNPALKEFREDEGAEPEMAADVVDLVRTFQSILDRLHERPILQVNEDAVTVGQMIDYLRRRLLLEDKPLRLKRLLQPMQSRNALICTFLALLELVRLQ, encoded by the coding sequence ATGACGCAGACGCAACCAATCAAGCGCGAGCCCAGCGAATTCCCTTTCGCGGTGACCGTGGGACAAGTCTACGAGGGCCCCCTCGATCTTCTGCTCGATCTAATTCGCAAGCAGGATATCGACATCTACGACATCCCTATCGCGAAACTCACCGCGCAGTATCTGGGATACGTAGAACGAATGAAGCAACTCGATGTGGACGTAGCCGCCGAGTTCATCTACATGGCCTCGCTGCTCATTCACATCAAGTCGAAGATGTTGTTGCCGCGTGATCCCGACGCCCCGACCGAAGCTCAGGAAGATCCACGCAATGAATTAGTCGAGCGCCTGCTGGAGCATGAGAAGTTCAAAAGTGCCGCGCAGATGCTGCTGCAGAAGCAGCAGATCGAGGAAGCGGTCTGGACCAATCCGGCACTGAAAGAATTTAGAGAAGACGAAGGCGCCGAGCCGGAGATGGCCGCGGATGTTGTCGATCTGGTGCGGACATTCCAATCGATTCTCGATCGTCTGCACGAGCGTCCTATATTGCAAGTGAATGAAGACGCGGTCACAGTAGGGCAAATGATCGATTATCTGCGTCGCCGTCTGCTGCTCGAAGACAAACCGCTGCGGTTGAAGCGTCTGCTGCAGCCAATGCAATCACGCAACGCTCTGATCTGCACGTTTCTAGCACTGCTCGAACTCGTGAGGCTGCAA